A section of the Streptomyces sp. CG1 genome encodes:
- a CDS encoding transposase has translation MSRQYTGTTGKVTHCQAGVSLHLASDGASVAVDWRLLLPESWDPASPKADPIKTARRVQCGIRAEVGHAEKWQPALDMIDETRSWGVEVPLAVADGGYGDAAAVRLSLEEHGLHYVVGISTTTTAHPEDARPHTPPCGGRGPRPRPPTRSWPRR, from the coding sequence GTGAGTCGGCAGTACACCGGCACCACGGGCAAGGTCACCCACTGCCAGGCCGGGGTGTCGCTGCACCTGGCCTCCGACGGTGCGTCGGTGGCCGTCGACTGGCGTTTGCTCCTGCCCGAGAGCTGGGATCCCGCCTCACCGAAGGCCGACCCCATCAAGACGGCCCGCCGTGTGCAGTGCGGCATCCGGGCAGAGGTCGGCCATGCCGAGAAGTGGCAGCCGGCCCTCGACATGATCGACGAGACGAGGTCGTGGGGCGTCGAGGTCCCACTCGCCGTCGCCGACGGCGGTTACGGCGATGCCGCCGCCGTCCGGCTAAGCCTGGAAGAACACGGCCTCCACTACGTGGTGGGCATCTCCACGACGACGACCGCCCACCCGGAAGACGCACGGCCGCACACCCCGCCCTGCGGCGGCCGCGGTCCCCGGCCTCGGCCACCTACCCGGAGCTGGCCCAGACGGTGA
- a CDS encoding transposase, which produces MAARLGEDGNRQVSAHFITSSPWEAAHVRAGLAWRMQQVIKPTAVIVDEHGRRQGRGGVRA; this is translated from the coding sequence ATGGCCGCCCGGCTGGGTGAGGACGGCAACCGTCAGGTTTCGGCTCACTTCATCACCTCCAGCCCGTGGGAGGCGGCGCATGTGCGAGCCGGCCTGGCGTGGCGGATGCAGCAGGTGATCAAGCCGACCGCTGTGATCGTCGATGAACACGGGCGTCGTCAGGGACGGGGAGGTGTGCGTGCGTGA
- a CDS encoding cytochrome D1 domain-containing protein — protein MVENVTTHRDDFAGDAPTRGSGTQGTNFPGIQGSVPKTGPTSGVHAYATCLVSYSIVVVDTTTRKLAASIPGGANPCGIASAPGTGKLYVTNSGAGDVSVLDTTRGRITGTVDVGLYPHGVASSPDGRTVYVANTGPDTGAGGSRTLTVIDTCADKATATWRTGPAPHSVAVSPDGQTLYVSCYDGLTVLDAETGRTRRRLPELAEANGVAVHPDGRRVYVVSPWSDTLAVLDAGSLRVVARVRVGRTPWRVALSPDGSRAWVSGANDDTITVVNTASAKAVGTVRVGHVPTGITATGDTVWVCTNAGATMDAIDSTSLRVLASIEVGLSTGPSSVVVA, from the coding sequence ATGGTGGAGAACGTCACCACCCACCGCGACGACTTCGCCGGCGACGCACCCACCCGCGGCTCCGGCACCCAGGGCACGAACTTCCCGGGGATCCAGGGCTCCGTGCCGAAGACCGGGCCCACCAGCGGCGTCCACGCCTACGCGACCTGCCTGGTCAGTTACTCGATCGTGGTGGTCGACACCACCACCCGGAAGCTGGCCGCGAGCATCCCCGGCGGCGCCAACCCCTGTGGCATCGCGTCCGCTCCGGGGACCGGCAAGCTGTATGTGACCAACTCCGGCGCCGGCGACGTCTCCGTGCTGGACACCACCAGGGGCAGGATCACCGGCACCGTCGACGTCGGCCTCTACCCGCACGGCGTGGCCTCCTCCCCGGACGGCCGCACCGTCTACGTCGCCAACACCGGCCCGGACACCGGCGCCGGCGGATCGCGGACGCTCACGGTGATCGACACCTGCGCGGACAAGGCCACCGCCACCTGGCGGACCGGCCCCGCTCCGCACTCCGTCGCCGTCAGCCCCGACGGGCAGACCCTCTACGTCAGTTGCTACGACGGCCTGACGGTCCTCGACGCGGAGACCGGCAGGACGCGCAGGCGGCTGCCCGAACTGGCCGAGGCCAACGGTGTGGCCGTCCACCCCGACGGCAGGCGGGTCTACGTGGTCAGCCCATGGAGCGACACCCTCGCGGTGCTCGACGCCGGCTCGCTGCGGGTCGTCGCGCGGGTCCGGGTGGGCCGCACCCCGTGGCGGGTCGCGCTGAGCCCGGACGGCTCACGGGCCTGGGTCAGCGGCGCCAACGACGACACCATCACCGTCGTCAACACGGCGAGCGCGAAGGCGGTCGGCACAGTCCGGGTCGGCCATGTCCCGACCGGCATCACGGCGACCGGCGACACCGTGTGGGTATGCACGAATGCCGGCGCCACGATGGACGCGATCGACTCCACCAGCCTGCGGGTACTGGCCAGCATCGAAGTGGGCCTGTCCACAGGCCCCAGCAGCGTGGTGGTCGCCTGA
- a CDS encoding Pls/PosA family non-ribosomal peptide synthetase, protein MTSHTAAPPDVPAQGRTATAVGGLNRFFEDSCDRTPHAVALECGARRLTYAELDTRANWVAHRLRRLGISPGSRAALLLPRSVEMYVSLLGVCKAGAAFVPVDPEAPADRVACILRDAGAKAVLTTSARAADARHAMPHGACAVVEMVSGWEDPALPPTTRPSEGTSSRADPLAYVMYTSGSSGRPKGVEIARSSIRNFVRVVSPVYGIRSSDRVYQGMTISFDFSIEEIWPTWAAGATLVAGPTGTGRLGAELADFLDRHGVTVLYCVPTLLATIPRDLPRLRSIFVGGEACPAALVERWSRPGRRIVNTYGPTEATVTATVQELRPGRPVTIGRPLPTYMAVLLDERHEPVPQGAVGEICLGGPGLARGYVGRPDLTADRFIRHALAPGGGRLYRTGDLGRMTAQGEIEYLGRADAEVKIRGYRVSLEEIESVLMEDPGVAQAAAALVPREGAEQQVLAGYVVRAADGSVDDPALTARLRDRLRRALPAYMVPATLDFLDRLPLSPSGKTDRARLPRPSGHRLAASDHVAPVRDAREARVRDAWARAIGVPPESVPAEADFFTDLGGHSLLAAHAVSLLREQGGDTGPTLRDLYENPTVRTFTARLYEQRGNSGDEAAGQCPRVAPLRHSRARIARAGLVQAAAFYSFLLLFTAPLAFWCAARHGRLPATGTVGPALAVLAGYVALRWLVPIALARPLAAGIRPGRYPLWGATYVRLWTLDVLLLGMSPLRVLSGSVLMGPYLRLLGARVGPGTTIATSLIGLPRLLRIGGDAAIGYGATLRPWQVADGWVTIAPITIGARAYVGANAVCEPGAELGPGAALGEQSLAGPGEPIPAGQRRAGSPARPVDALSPLVESLLSAPRATDRRRARYPAATLLGLFLLEAVPVGAAAPGVALCWWAWRHGEPAVAALFGPVFVTTVCLIVAVGRRAVLPRTPVGVRPVRSALGVRKWVADKLLEESLALTNSLYATLYTVPWLRLLGARVGRGAEVSTVAHIDPDLLTLRDGSFVADMAGVGVAAFAAGRMAFAPTEVGGRAFVGNAALVPAGTRLGPGCLVGVGSVPPSGRLPDGSTWLGSPALRLPVRQDSGRYPERLTFRPTRRAVLGRLAIECFRATLPATLLAAGGFGYLLALSCLARRTGPAVTVLVSPLLTMAAMAAVVGCCALAKWTIAGRYRPRVEPLWSLFVRRTEFVTGLFEAGSVPAGVGALVGTPFLPPVLRLFGARIGWRTWIGTTYLTEFDLVEVGDDAAIGLHVSLQTHLFEDRVMKMSKVTVGPGASIGPRTVVLYDAMVGGGVRLGALSLVMKGEHLPAGTDWQGLPAEGHAACT, encoded by the coding sequence ATGACGTCCCACACTGCCGCGCCCCCTGACGTCCCGGCGCAGGGCCGTACGGCCACCGCAGTCGGCGGCCTCAACCGGTTCTTCGAGGATTCCTGCGACCGCACCCCGCACGCCGTGGCTCTCGAATGCGGAGCCCGGCGTCTGACCTACGCCGAACTGGACACCCGAGCGAACTGGGTCGCCCACCGGCTGCGCCGTCTCGGCATCAGCCCGGGCAGCCGCGCCGCGCTGCTGCTGCCGAGGTCCGTGGAGATGTACGTGAGCCTGCTCGGCGTGTGCAAGGCGGGTGCGGCGTTCGTGCCGGTCGATCCGGAAGCGCCCGCCGACCGGGTGGCCTGCATCCTCCGGGACGCCGGTGCCAAGGCGGTGCTGACAACCTCCGCCCGTGCGGCCGACGCGAGGCATGCGATGCCGCACGGGGCGTGCGCGGTCGTCGAGATGGTCAGCGGCTGGGAGGATCCAGCATTGCCACCCACCACGCGGCCATCGGAAGGAACGAGCAGCAGGGCGGACCCGCTGGCCTATGTGATGTACACCTCGGGGTCCAGCGGCAGGCCCAAGGGCGTGGAGATCGCCCGGTCGAGCATCCGCAACTTCGTGCGCGTCGTCTCCCCGGTCTACGGCATCCGCTCCTCGGACCGTGTGTACCAGGGCATGACCATCTCCTTCGACTTCTCGATCGAGGAGATCTGGCCCACCTGGGCGGCTGGCGCCACGCTCGTCGCGGGTCCTACAGGCACGGGCCGGCTGGGCGCGGAACTCGCCGACTTCCTGGACCGGCACGGGGTGACCGTCCTGTACTGCGTGCCCACCCTGCTGGCGACCATCCCCCGGGACCTCCCGCGCCTGCGCAGCATCTTCGTCGGCGGCGAGGCGTGCCCCGCCGCGCTGGTCGAACGCTGGAGCAGGCCAGGGCGGCGCATCGTCAACACCTACGGGCCGACCGAGGCGACCGTCACGGCCACCGTTCAGGAACTACGCCCGGGCCGTCCGGTGACCATCGGCCGCCCCCTGCCGACGTACATGGCCGTCCTCCTCGACGAGCGGCACGAACCGGTGCCGCAGGGGGCCGTCGGGGAGATCTGCCTCGGCGGGCCAGGGCTTGCCCGGGGCTACGTCGGCCGCCCGGACCTGACCGCCGACCGCTTCATCCGCCATGCCCTGGCCCCCGGCGGCGGGCGCCTGTACCGCACCGGTGACCTCGGCAGGATGACCGCACAGGGGGAGATCGAGTACCTCGGGCGCGCCGACGCGGAGGTGAAGATCCGCGGCTACCGGGTGTCGCTCGAAGAGATCGAGAGCGTGCTGATGGAGGACCCGGGCGTCGCACAGGCGGCCGCGGCGCTCGTCCCGCGCGAGGGTGCCGAACAGCAGGTCCTGGCCGGATACGTCGTGCGGGCGGCGGACGGCAGCGTCGACGACCCGGCCCTCACCGCCAGGCTGCGCGACCGCCTGCGGCGTGCCCTGCCCGCCTACATGGTCCCGGCGACGCTCGACTTCCTCGACCGGCTGCCGCTCTCGCCGAGCGGCAAGACCGACCGCGCGCGGCTGCCCCGGCCCTCCGGCCACCGCCTCGCGGCATCCGATCACGTGGCTCCGGTCCGCGACGCCCGGGAGGCGCGTGTGCGCGACGCCTGGGCCCGCGCGATCGGTGTCCCGCCCGAGTCGGTGCCGGCCGAGGCCGACTTCTTCACCGACCTCGGCGGGCACTCCCTGCTCGCGGCCCACGCCGTGTCCCTGCTTCGGGAACAGGGCGGCGACACCGGCCCGACGCTGCGCGACCTGTACGAGAACCCCACCGTGCGGACCTTCACGGCGCGCCTGTACGAACAGCGGGGCAATTCCGGCGACGAGGCCGCCGGGCAGTGCCCTCGCGTAGCGCCGCTCAGGCACAGCCGCGCGCGGATCGCACGGGCAGGACTGGTCCAGGCGGCGGCGTTCTACTCCTTCCTGCTGCTGTTCACGGCACCGCTGGCCTTCTGGTGCGCGGCTCGTCACGGCCGACTTCCGGCCACGGGCACCGTCGGACCGGCGCTCGCGGTGCTGGCCGGCTATGTGGCCCTACGCTGGCTCGTGCCCATCGCGCTCGCCCGGCCTCTGGCCGCCGGGATCCGACCCGGCCGGTACCCGTTGTGGGGGGCCACTTACGTGCGCCTGTGGACGCTCGACGTGCTGCTGCTCGGCATGAGCCCGCTGCGGGTGCTCAGCGGATCCGTGCTGATGGGCCCTTACCTGCGACTCCTCGGGGCACGGGTCGGCCCTGGCACCACCATCGCCACGAGTCTGATCGGACTGCCCAGGCTGCTGCGCATCGGCGGTGACGCGGCGATCGGCTACGGAGCCACCCTGCGCCCCTGGCAGGTCGCCGACGGATGGGTCACGATCGCCCCGATCACCATCGGGGCACGGGCGTACGTCGGCGCCAACGCCGTCTGTGAACCCGGCGCCGAACTGGGACCCGGCGCCGCGCTCGGCGAGCAGTCCCTGGCCGGCCCGGGCGAGCCGATCCCCGCAGGACAACGCCGCGCCGGTTCACCCGCCCGCCCCGTCGACGCACTCTCGCCGCTCGTCGAGTCCCTGCTGAGCGCCCCCCGCGCGACGGACCGCCGGCGGGCACGGTACCCGGCCGCCACCCTACTCGGCCTGTTCCTGCTGGAAGCGGTGCCCGTCGGCGCGGCGGCGCCGGGCGTCGCCCTGTGCTGGTGGGCGTGGCGGCACGGTGAGCCCGCCGTGGCCGCGCTGTTCGGCCCCGTCTTCGTGACCACGGTGTGCCTGATCGTCGCTGTGGGCAGGCGAGCGGTGTTGCCCAGGACACCGGTGGGTGTCCGCCCCGTACGGTCGGCGCTCGGCGTGCGCAAGTGGGTCGCGGACAAGCTGCTGGAGGAGAGCCTGGCCCTGACCAACTCGCTGTACGCCACCCTCTACACCGTCCCCTGGCTGAGACTGCTCGGCGCACGGGTCGGGCGCGGCGCTGAGGTCTCCACAGTTGCGCACATCGACCCCGACCTGCTCACCCTCCGCGACGGCAGCTTCGTCGCAGACATGGCCGGCGTCGGCGTCGCCGCCTTCGCCGCCGGCCGCATGGCGTTCGCACCCACCGAGGTGGGAGGGCGCGCCTTCGTCGGCAACGCTGCACTCGTACCCGCTGGTACCCGGCTCGGCCCGGGTTGTCTGGTGGGCGTCGGCAGCGTGCCGCCCTCCGGCCGGCTTCCCGACGGCAGCACCTGGCTGGGTTCGCCCGCGCTGCGGCTGCCGGTACGCCAGGACAGCGGACGCTACCCCGAGAGGCTGACGTTCCGGCCGACCCGCAGAGCCGTACTGGGCCGCCTGGCCATCGAGTGCTTCCGCGCCACCCTGCCCGCGACACTGCTCGCCGCCGGCGGATTCGGGTACCTGCTGGCCCTGAGCTGCCTCGCCCGCCGCACCGGGCCAGCGGTCACCGTGCTGGTGTCCCCGCTGCTCACCATGGCAGCGATGGCGGCCGTGGTCGGGTGCTGCGCGCTGGCCAAGTGGACCATCGCCGGCCGGTACCGGCCGCGTGTCGAACCCCTGTGGAGCCTGTTCGTCCGCCGGACCGAGTTCGTCACGGGTCTGTTCGAGGCCGGCTCGGTGCCCGCGGGCGTCGGCGCCCTGGTGGGGACCCCGTTCCTGCCGCCCGTACTGCGCCTGTTCGGCGCCCGCATCGGCTGGCGCACCTGGATCGGCACCACCTACCTGACGGAGTTCGACCTGGTGGAGGTCGGGGACGACGCCGCGATCGGCCTGCACGTCTCCCTTCAGACCCACCTCTTCGAGGACCGGGTGATGAAGATGTCGAAAGTGACCGTGGGCCCCGGCGCGAGCATCGGCCCGCGCACGGTGGTGCTGTACGACGCCATGGTCGGCGGCGGGGTCCGGCTCGGCGCGCTGTCCCTGGTCATGAAGGGCGAACACCTGCC